Proteins from one Ahaetulla prasina isolate Xishuangbanna chromosome 2, ASM2864084v1, whole genome shotgun sequence genomic window:
- the GDF9 gene encoding growth/differentiation factor 9 — MWMTSYLVRFFFPGVLCFPSFRNEGTSQPLPLSEVQAFKTSLPSLVLPKENGQGPHALFKLLSGRDPQGLESDVSRPPPDSRALHYMKRVYKMFATKEGVLKPNKSHLYNTVRLVTPHAECKHPTTNGDLHSMDLFFNLDCVTASEHLLKSAILFSLDDSVSTASNLTCVCNMAVQESDASSQVCIDVPHAMVFNLDLGRRRKWIKIDVTTVLHPWIVTKKRNLHMAVNVTCLKNKRSPNSDHGFFNRARRSLFLLLYTVDTSEHTYHRWNFFQVRRNFITSSTHKKGLFTVPKKEARKGFKPGRAPRHRREEDGEMKTTPVPIFNISQYYKQFSFPQNECELHSFWMEFSQLNWDKWIIAPHRYNPHFCRGVCPRVVGHRYGSPVHAVIQNIMREKLDSSVPELSCIPADYSPLSVLKVEADRSIVYQEYRNMIVKTCTCR; from the exons ATGTGGATGACTTCctatcttgtgag GTTCTTCTTTCCTGGGGTCCTGTGTTTCCCTAGTTTCAGAAATGAAGGGACTTCTCAGCCATTACCACTCTCAGAGGTGCAGGCCTTCAAGACATCACTTCCATCATTGGTTCTTCCAAAAGAAAATGGCCAGGGCCCACATGCTCTTTTCAAGCTGCTGTCTGGCCGTGATCCCCAGGGCTTGGAAAGTGATGTCTCAAGACCACCCCCAGATTCTAGAGCCCTACACTACATGAAAAGGGTGTATAAAATGTTTGCTACCAAGGAAGGTGTTCTTAAGCCCAACAAAAGCCATCTCTACAACACTGTCCGCCTTGTCACACCACATGCTGAATGCAAGCATCCCACTACTAATG GAGATCTTCATTCAATGGACCTGTTTTTCAACTTGGATTGTGTTACTGCCTCAGAGCACTTACTGAAGTCAGCCATACTCTTTTCATTAGATGACTCTGTTTCTACAGCTTCAAATCTTACCTGTGTTTGCAACATGGCTGTTCAAGAAAGTGATGCCTCCAGTCAAGTGTGCATCGATGTTCCACATGCAATGGTGTTCAATCTGGATTTGGGACGTAGACGCAAATGGATTAAGATTGATGTGACCACTGTTCTTCACCCCTGGATAGTCACTAAGAAAAGAAACCTCCATATGGCTGTGAATGTCACCTGCTTGAAAAATAAACGTTCTCCCAACTCTGATCATGGTTTCTTCAACAGGGCACGAAGgtccctttttcttctcctctatACTGTTGACACTAGCGAGCACACTTATCACAGATGGAATTTTTTCCAAGTCAGAAGGAACTTTATTACATCGTCTACTCACAAAAAGGGTCTTTTCACAGTTCCCAAGAAAGAGGCCAGGAAAGGCTTTAAACCGGGAAGAGCACCTCGTCACCGAAGAGAAGAAGATGGGGAAATGAAAACCACTCCAGTTCCAATATTTAACATAAGTCAGTATTACAAACAGTTCTCCTTTCCTCAAAATGAATGTGAGCTTCACAGCTTTTGGATggaattcagtcaactgaactgGGACAAATGGATAATTGCACCACACAGGTACAACCCTCACTTTTGCAGAGGTGTCTGTCCAAGAGTTGTTGGTCACCGCTATGGCTCTCCAGTCCACGCGGTGATACAGAATATTATGCGGGAGAAACTGGATTCTTCTGTCCCTGAACTTTCCTGCATTCCGGCTGACTACAGTCCTTTGAGTGTTTTGAAGGTGGAGGCTGATAGATCAATTGTATATCAAGAATATCGGAACATGATAGTGAAAACTTGTACATGTCGTTAA